Genomic segment of Heterodontus francisci isolate sHetFra1 unplaced genomic scaffold, sHetFra1.hap1 HAP1_SCAFFOLD_54, whole genome shotgun sequence:
gaaaatctcagaggggaaggatgacggcagttatctgttaatgtagaactaTACTGTGtttgtgcactaactggagtggagcacctgacaaagaacaaaggacaaagaacaaagaaaattacagcacaggaacaggcccttcggccctccaagcctgcgccgatccatatcctctatctaaacatgtcgcctattttcgatgggtctgtatctcttttcttcctccccattcatgtatctgtctggatacatcttaaaagacgcttttcgtgcccgcatctaccacctccgctggcaacgcgttccaggcacccaccaccctcatgcgtaaagaactttccacgcatatcccccctaaacttttcctcagcgatcatgtataactgggagtctctgtcactccagaattgcactgattgtggctgactaaatgGTGTGGACCACGCAAAActagggaccatgtatttcctggagtatctgtcattatattcaatgcaggtccccatcttactcttactctaagtagagttgttgccagcactatcaggtgctgattcatttccttcccgagcacggccctgagaagcctttggtcatgagtgactgcaataataaataatcctcttcaatattacgagaaACACTGATGGCTATGACTTGTTAATAAACATGTTACCGATTCTACAGCagagaaactgggcattcggcacaactagatcacgactaTATTCCTGCTCTGTatgagcaaaggtggaaatatcagatctacgttttccctctctaacccctaTATAATGTTGAAGGCCTCTATTCGTTCAACACGCATCATTCTCGAAACGACAGAATAGAGCCACAGCATATCCAAATAActataatctctcagttatggtattatttttgtgaagaatatgtgaacctgctggttaccctggatatttttatcatgtgtagtccagaagagtacacattatttatgtgttcaataaCCACCTTTATAATAGGTTAGAATaaaacttttcttttaatgatattcctgtagagatGAAAGCCCATGCTTTCATAAgggtggcacagcggcgcagtggttagcaccgccgcctcacagctccagcgacccgggttcaattctgggtactgcctgtgtggagtttgcaagttctccctgtgtctgcgtggatttcctctgggtgttcatgtttcctcccacatgccaaagacttgcaggttgataggttaattggccattataaactgctcctagtataggtaggtggcagtgaaatgtagggataggtggggatgtggtaggaatgtaggattagtataaatgggtggttgaaggtcggcacagactcggtggaccgaagggcctgtttcagtgctctttctctaaactctaaactaaactaaactgcgaTCACActtgcattgactcagtaaattctcTTTTCAatctaactcatttatacatcagagggagtggtacaagacgtatgtgtgcctccaatccgagggactggttcgagtcagggaggaatttcttcgacccCAGAGAGTGATTCTAGTCCGGCATGGGTTCTACAGTGGCAGTGGTTGGAGACCGTGCGCAGGTCTCCAATCTACCCTTTTTTAGCTCCTCATTGCGATGGTTAACTTGCTGGCCAGCGTTCGCTCAGCGGGGTGCCGGACgtccccgtccaggatttgttaaatctggaagtgctgtggTTGGAGGAAGGTTGGAGTCATGGACCCGATCCCAATCCACACGGTTGTGGTGCTGAGATCCTTTCTGGGTTCAGAAGCAGAGAATATTTTTCACTAATTTACAAccacttttcccttctctccttcacagttaatttagtgtcaattgtgatcctgtccaagggaaattgcggactctccagctgcaccgcctgctacctggtggccatgtcaacggcagatctactggttattatcactgagatcatactccggagaatcaataatctttatttcccattaaatttcctggacctcacctctgtgtgtcgctctcgttatgtcctgaaccgtgcagccatcgactgttccgtctggttcaccatcgctttcacatttgatcgatttgtcgccatttgttgccagaagctgaaatcaaaatattgcacgaaGAAAACTGCGAATGTGGTTCCATCAACAAccagcattctgctctgtctaaaaaatattcccacctacttaAGATATAAACCGAGACGGGTAATCGACAATGTCGAATGGCACTGCTcgaataagccaagctattttactgaccctcgatggattggatttagaatgtttgaaaaagctttaacaccattattgccattcattttaattctgttgctgaacgttctgacggtcagacacattttagtgaccagtcgagttcgtcagagactgaggggtcagagcaagaaagatcatcacagtgactctgaaatggagagaagaaggaattctatgattttactcttcagcatatctggcagtttcatatttctgtggctggtgtatattttatatatctttgatgCTGGTGATCTCTTAGATGGTGAATCTTTTGATATATTTGAagatgtcgcatatatgctgcggaatttaaattgctgtacaaacacatttatttatgtggtcactcagtccgagttcagagagcagttaaagagtgtggtgaaatatgcagttacatcaattattaaattaactaATAAACAAAGGAACTGAGACcatcttaaagatccagtggttactGGACAAGAGGTAACTACTGGAGATCCAGAAGAGAATGGCCtgtaggagtaaagacaaacaaTAGAGCTGTCAGTGACGGGAAGAGGAGGGTCGAGAGCAAGAGGATCGGATGTAAATTAGcagaaatcaaaaaagataacgagcagtgagcaaagggaaagagatgacctttgTAAAATGGTCAGaaggagagtgattgcgctccctaaagaaactgctgtgaaagaggcttgaactggatatgacacctttcATTAAAGAGGAACCAAGTagttttaataagtatgctaactgacttgatcaattaaatatatctgcagaagaaaacatttatatttaaacgcATAATTTTTCCTGATATTTCACTAGACACATTTATTATTAATTGCTTTGCCACCCTGGAAattttgaggtgaattgtttacgatagttgacattgttgatgagaagatgaaacgttgcttgtacaacagctttgtatctacaaggatgaaatatttgttcacacaatgaaatgttaactctaggagcctaggaaataagagatggacatgcttttagcaCACACCACTCTatttacagaggtgcagtgacagcagatgAAACTCACGTTAAATtcatggaagaggtaattcaaaggatttcataataaggaatcggaatcccaaaagttggaaactcagagtctttgctcgcACTGTTTACAATGGTGTCTTTGGTGTAATTATTCaaaaacacagttcaacgtaatgtcaattcagagacaggagaacaaagagACCGCCTGTGCTGACAACATTCAagaaatcctggccttgaaggataataaacttccatgttgtcttcagtgcttttttgtGAAGTACTTATAACATCTTGtttcataaattatactggattcataagtagccattatgtgtaacttgttaggtcaggcacaactgaggaccccagtgtaataaattgaaaattcagaactgagaatttttaaataaaagtgttttaagcctcaaaacctcaaatcatacaatggtgcaacttggggccagacgttgaaaaaggctaaaacgaaatgactggttgtgaatttGAGAGGAattttgctctgattagtctgaccagctttattcattcaaggaagggaatccataagaggaacaaccagacatagatccgcaagaccgggGAGTAAGACgccatttgaattacgaggtaaaagattggtcagcagaaaagaggaataatttagcattttaagcttgcaagaaccatcgaatcatagaaacagagaatgtttaaggcacagaaagaggccatattggcccatcgtgtctgtgccagccgaaaaatgatccacctattccaatcccactttgcagcatttggTTCTTCgacctgcagattatggtagccgaggtacatatccagacgccttttcaatgagttgagagtttctgcctcaactaccctttcatgcagtgagttccagatctgtaccaacctctgggtgaaaaatgtttttcctcatctcccctttatttTTCTAGTAATCTAATGCCCCCTCGttactgacctccctgctaagacgAATAGAtccctcacctccactctattcaggctccTACTGATTTTGTAAATTTCATTCAAATCATCCCTCAGCCTTTACTGTTCCAAAGtgaataaccacagcctatccaatctttcctcctacctgaatttttccagttctggctacatcctcgtaaatatcctctgtaccctctccagtgcaattccatcctttctgtaatgacgttaccagaactgcacacagtactcaagttgtggcctaatcaatgagttatgcagttccagcataacttccctgttcttatattctataccacaactaatagaggaaaggattccatatgctttctgaaccacattattgatctgtcctgctaccttctgggatctgtagacattgactccaagatccctcactttctctgcacttctcagtattttctcatttatcatGTACTCCTTTGTCGTGTTTcacctcccaaaaagcatcacctcgcatttctctggctggaattccatttgtcacttgtatGCTCATCTGACCATACCATAAATATCTTCCTACATTCTCTCCAccaaacagccaatcttcgtctggtctgcaaccttcttgatcatgccccctacatttacgtccaaatcgttaagatataccatATAAAGTAGGGCCCCAGTGCTGAGCCGCACGGAATaccactagaaacagccctccagtcattaagacacccgtcaacaattacccttcgtttcctgccacaaagtcaattttgtatccacctcggaTATTGTGATAAttacttaagggcatttaagtggtcattggatcgacatatggatgaaaatggaatagtgtaggtcagatggtttctcaggtcggcgcaacatcgagggccgaagggctgcgctgcaatgttctaattctaattactgtTTCTGAATTACCACATATTTCTGGACGGAATGAagtcatctggctccaagccgtaTTGACCTTGTGTTCTTTATTTCTCTAAATATGTGGACCGCAtgatcacagagatcaatcaactgcAGCAGCTTatgacttttgcaacatttatgacagcatggtaatattttgatctgaaggtttggacttctttttttaaaaaatcaggaattggcattaatttatTCCTACATTTGattctatttgttatctttctcGAGAAAGCCTTTGTAAGTATTTGCAGTCAGCTTCCATAA
This window contains:
- the LOC137359137 gene encoding probable G-protein coupled receptor 139, with protein sequence MHRPMQWVPNIFYVILAIIGVPVNLVSIVILSKGNCGLSSCTACYLVAMSTADLLVIITEIILRRINNLYFPLNFLDLTSVCRSRYVLNRAAIDCSVWFTIAFTFDRFVAICCQKLKSKYCTKKTANVVPSTTSILLCLKNIPTYLRYKPRRVIDNVEWHCSNKPSYFTDPRWIGFRMFEKALTPLLPFILILLLNVLTVRHILVTSRVRQRLRGQSKKDHHSDSEMERRRNSMILLFSISGSFIFLWLVYILYIFDAGDLLDGESFDIFEDVAYMLRNLNCCTNTFIYVVTQSEFREQLKSVVKYAVTSIIKLTNKQRN